From a region of the Flavobacterium branchiarum genome:
- a CDS encoding YtxH domain-containing protein encodes MSNNTGNTILALLTGAAIGAGIGILFAPDKGSKTRGRIKHGIDDAKHNLKHKLETSTEGLRDKFLNAKEDLDGTYENLLSNMSHKTEEVISFLETKLADLKTQNAKLQK; translated from the coding sequence ATGTCAAACAACACAGGAAACACAATATTAGCACTTCTTACTGGAGCAGCTATTGGAGCAGGAATTGGAATTTTGTTTGCACCAGATAAAGGTTCAAAAACAAGAGGACGTATTAAACACGGAATCGATGATGCTAAACATAATTTAAAGCATAAACTTGAAACTTCTACAGAAGGATTACGTGATAAGTTTTTAAATGCTAAAGAAGATTTAGATGGAACTTATGAAAACTTACTTTCGAATATGAGTCATAAAACGGAAGAAGTAATTTCTTTTCTTGAAACTAAATTAGCCGATTTGAAAACTCAAAATGCTAAGCTTCAAAAATAA
- a CDS encoding competence protein — MAFEELKEHTENIQDQAKAYVDSHLAYYKLWGFKVAMKSTTVIFKFILILLCFSMVMVFGSVALAFAISTALDSYTYGFLIVGGMYLIATILIFFIKDKMVEGPILEKFSEIFFND, encoded by the coding sequence ATGGCTTTTGAAGAATTAAAAGAACATACCGAAAATATTCAAGATCAGGCAAAAGCCTATGTTGATAGTCACCTTGCTTATTACAAGCTATGGGGTTTTAAAGTTGCAATGAAATCTACAACAGTAATTTTTAAATTTATTTTAATTTTACTGTGTTTTAGTATGGTTATGGTATTTGGATCTGTTGCTTTAGCTTTTGCTATTAGTACTGCTTTAGATAGTTATACTTATGGATTCCTTATAGTAGGAGGGATGTATTTAATAGCAACAATACTTATTTTCTTTATAAAAGATAAAATGGTTGAAGGACCAATTTTAGAAAAATTTTCAGAAATCTTTTTTAATGACTAA
- a CDS encoding DUF6327 family protein — protein sequence METKKYSSYAEIERELEILKLEKQINYQKLVLSIQQTKESLEPQNVINSFFGSYKTILSNSYIKIIQAAIPYLIGWFMNKKRGY from the coding sequence ATGGAAACCAAAAAATACTCCTCTTATGCTGAAATTGAAAGAGAATTAGAAATTCTTAAATTGGAAAAACAAATCAATTATCAGAAGTTAGTGCTAAGCATTCAACAAACTAAAGAATCTTTGGAACCACAAAATGTTATAAATAGTTTCTTTGGTTCATATAAAACGATACTTTCGAATTCTTATATAAAAATTATTCAAGCAGCGATTCCTTATTTAATAGGATGGTTCATGAACAAAAAAAGAGGCTATTAG
- a CDS encoding SPFH domain-containing protein, which produces MNIPIIILLIFGLFIFLSSFFTVKQQTSVIIERFGKFLSVRTSGLQLKIPMIDRIAGRVNLKIQQLDVIIETKTKDNVFVKLKVSVQFMVIKETVYDAFYKLEYPHDQITSYVFDVVRAEVPKLKLDDVFERKDDIAIAVKRELNEAMTTYGYTIINTLVTDIDPDIQVKNAMNRINAADREKTVAEFEAEASRIRIVAKAKAEAESKRLQGQGIADQRREIARGLVESVDTLNKVGINSQEASALIVVTQHYDTLQAIGADTNSNLILLPNSPQAGSDMLNNMVASFSASNQVGEMMKKTNKRIKPKAEEKPDYEAPEAPETDEE; this is translated from the coding sequence ATGAACATTCCAATTATTATTCTTTTAATCTTCGGATTATTTATTTTCTTATCTTCTTTCTTTACAGTGAAGCAACAAACATCTGTAATTATAGAACGTTTTGGAAAATTTCTTAGTGTAAGAACTTCAGGTTTACAATTAAAAATACCAATGATTGATAGAATTGCTGGACGTGTAAATCTTAAAATTCAACAGCTTGATGTAATCATTGAAACGAAAACTAAAGACAACGTTTTTGTGAAACTTAAAGTATCAGTTCAATTTATGGTTATCAAAGAAACTGTTTATGATGCCTTTTACAAATTAGAATATCCACACGATCAAATCACATCTTATGTATTTGATGTTGTACGTGCCGAAGTCCCTAAATTGAAATTAGATGATGTTTTTGAAAGAAAAGATGATATCGCAATTGCAGTAAAAAGAGAATTGAATGAGGCAATGACTACTTATGGATATACAATTATCAACACATTGGTAACTGATATTGATCCAGATATCCAGGTTAAAAATGCAATGAATAGAATAAATGCAGCTGATAGAGAAAAAACTGTAGCTGAATTTGAAGCTGAAGCATCTAGAATTAGAATAGTTGCCAAAGCAAAAGCTGAAGCAGAAAGCAAGAGATTACAAGGTCAAGGTATTGCAGATCAAAGAAGAGAAATTGCAAGAGGTCTTGTAGAAAGTGTTGATACTTTAAATAAAGTTGGAATCAATTCACAAGAAGCATCGGCATTAATAGTAGTTACTCAACATTATGACACGTTACAAGCAATTGGTGCAGATACGAATTCAAACTTAATTCTGTTACCAAATTCACCACAAGCAGGAAGCGATATGCTAAACAATATGGTGGCTTCATTTAGTGCATCTAACCAAGTTGGCGAAATGATGAAAAAAACTAATAAAAGAATTAAACCAAAAGCAGAAGAAAAACCAGATTATGAAGCTCCAGAAGCTCCAGAAACTGATGAAGAATAA
- the gltX gene encoding glutamate--tRNA ligase, which produces MSKQVRVRFAPSPTGPLHIGGVRTALFNYLFAKKNNGVFYLRIEDTDQTRFVPGAEEYIMEALEWLGIAPDETVGKNEKFGPYRQSDRKELYQQYADQLINSGWAYYAFDTPESLDAHRKQHEAEGKTFIYNHHNREKLDTSLVISSDETAKRIANGEHYVIRFKTPVNETLHLQDIIRGEVKFDTNLLDDKVLFKSDGMPTYHLANIVDDHLMETSHVIRGEEWLPSMPLHVLLYRAFGWDAPVFAHLPLILKPIGNGKLSKRDGDKLGFPVFPLEWKTEEGVSSGYREKGFFPEAVINFLALLGWNDGTDKEIFSLEELVASFDLNRVHKSGAKFDPEKNKWFNHQHLIKRNNEDLAKDFSPILEEKGLDISKVDLVKIVSLIKERAHFVSEFWELSDFFFQAPKSYDEKATKNWKEETPALMQELTSVLENIEDFSSLNIETIVKDWMTKNEIGMGKVMQPFRLSLVGALKGPHLFDIVEMIGKEETISRIQKAIVTL; this is translated from the coding sequence ATGTCAAAACAAGTTCGTGTGCGTTTTGCACCAAGTCCAACTGGACCTTTACATATAGGCGGTGTTCGTACTGCATTATTTAATTATTTGTTTGCCAAAAAAAACAATGGAGTTTTTTACTTGCGTATTGAAGATACCGACCAAACTCGTTTTGTTCCTGGTGCCGAAGAATACATTATGGAAGCATTGGAATGGTTGGGAATTGCTCCAGATGAAACTGTAGGTAAAAATGAAAAGTTTGGCCCATATCGTCAGAGTGATCGTAAAGAATTGTACCAACAATATGCAGATCAATTGATCAATTCAGGATGGGCATATTATGCTTTTGATACACCAGAATCATTAGATGCGCATAGAAAACAACACGAGGCAGAAGGAAAAACATTTATATACAACCATCATAATCGTGAAAAATTAGATACTTCCCTAGTAATTTCTTCTGATGAAACTGCTAAAAGAATTGCTAATGGAGAACATTATGTAATCCGTTTTAAAACTCCAGTTAATGAAACGTTGCACTTACAAGATATTATTCGTGGTGAAGTGAAGTTTGATACAAACTTATTAGATGATAAAGTTTTGTTTAAAAGTGACGGAATGCCAACATACCATTTGGCAAACATCGTAGATGATCATTTGATGGAAACATCACATGTAATTCGTGGAGAAGAATGGTTACCATCTATGCCATTACACGTTTTATTATACAGAGCTTTTGGTTGGGATGCTCCAGTATTTGCACATTTGCCATTAATTCTGAAACCAATTGGTAACGGAAAATTATCTAAAAGAGATGGTGATAAATTAGGTTTCCCAGTATTTCCATTAGAATGGAAAACAGAAGAAGGGGTTTCATCTGGTTACAGAGAAAAAGGTTTTTTCCCCGAAGCAGTAATTAACTTCCTTGCTTTACTTGGTTGGAACGACGGAACTGATAAAGAAATATTTTCATTAGAAGAATTAGTAGCTTCATTTGATTTGAACAGAGTTCATAAATCAGGAGCTAAATTTGATCCAGAGAAAAACAAATGGTTCAATCACCAACACTTGATAAAAAGAAATAACGAAGATTTAGCTAAAGACTTCTCTCCTATTCTAGAAGAAAAAGGTTTAGATATTTCTAAAGTTGATCTAGTAAAAATCGTTTCTTTAATAAAAGAACGTGCACATTTTGTATCAGAATTTTGGGAACTAAGTGATTTCTTTTTTCAAGCACCAAAATCATATGATGAGAAAGCAACCAAAAACTGGAAAGAAGAAACTCCTGCTTTGATGCAAGAACTAACTTCTGTTCTAGAAAATATTGAAGATTTTAGTTCTTTAAATATTGAAACTATAGTGAAAGATTGGATGACTAAAAATGAAATTGGGATGGGTAAAGTAATGCAACCTTTCCGTTTGAGTTTAGTTGGAGCTCTAAAAGGCCCTCACCTATTTGACATTGTTGAGATGATTGGAAAAGAAGAAACTATCTCAAGAATACAAAAAGCAATAGTGACTTTATAA
- the ybeY gene encoding rRNA maturation RNase YbeY, with protein sequence MINFNYETEFVLDNEEAFEEWLSAVILSENKKEGEISYIFCDDEYLHKINVEYLNHDTLTDIISFDYTVGNVLNGDIFVSIERVRDNALDFNVSFEDELKRVLAHGILHYCGYKDKSDSEAELMRSKEDEKIALFHVER encoded by the coding sequence ATGATCAATTTTAATTACGAAACAGAGTTCGTTTTAGATAACGAAGAAGCGTTTGAAGAATGGCTATCGGCTGTGATTCTTTCAGAGAATAAAAAAGAAGGAGAAATAAGTTATATATTTTGTGATGATGAATACCTTCATAAGATCAATGTAGAGTATCTTAATCATGATACTTTGACTGATATTATCAGTTTTGATTACACAGTTGGTAATGTATTAAACGGAGATATATTTGTTTCTATAGAGCGTGTACGTGACAATGCTCTTGATTTTAATGTTTCTTTTGAGGATGAATTGAAGCGTGTCTTAGCCCACGGTATATTACATTACTGTGGATATAAAGATAAATCAGATTCTGAAGCAGAGTTAATGCGTTCTAAAGAAGATGAGAAAATAGCATTGTTCCACGTGGAACGATAA
- the mnmG gene encoding tRNA uridine-5-carboxymethylaminomethyl(34) synthesis enzyme MnmG, with protein MFLEEYDVIVVGAGHAGSEAAAAAANLGSKTLLVTMSLQNIAQMSCNPAMGGIAKGQIVREIDALGGYSGIVSDRTAIQFKMLNKSKGPAMWSPRVQSDRMRFAEEWRMMLEGTPNLDFYQEMVKGLIIENGKVKGVRTSLGVEIRSKSVVLTNGTFLNGLIHIGDKQFGGGRAGESAAYGITEDLVQVGFEAGRMKTGTPPRVDGRSLDYSKMNEEKGDAKPDKFSYSDVTSPLVHQRSCHMTYTSLDVHDILRSGFDRSPMFNGRIKSIGPRYCPSIEDKINRFADKERHQLFVEPEGWNTCEVYVNGFSTSLPEDIQFKALRTVVGFENVKFFRPGYAIEYDYFPPTQLKHTLETKLIEGLYFAGQINGTTGYEEAASQGLMAGINAHLKVNEKAPLILKRDEAYIGVLIDDLITKGTEEPYRMFTSRAEYRTLLRQDNADFRLTPMSYEIGLASETRLRRMEHKLKESEKMVAFFKETSVSVAEANPILESKGTALISQGDKMFKVFSRPQIDLEDIKKFEKVKEYIAENDLDQEILEQAEIQVKYSGYIEKERNNADKLTRLEEVKIPENFDYNKIKSMSIEAKQKLGKIRPVTISQASRISGVSPSDISVLLIYMGR; from the coding sequence ATGTTTTTAGAAGAATATGATGTTATAGTTGTCGGCGCAGGACATGCCGGCTCAGAGGCTGCGGCAGCAGCCGCAAATCTTGGATCTAAAACTTTGCTTGTAACAATGAGTTTGCAAAACATAGCACAGATGTCATGTAACCCAGCTATGGGAGGAATTGCAAAAGGGCAAATTGTGCGTGAGATTGACGCGCTAGGTGGGTACTCAGGAATTGTTTCCGACCGCACGGCAATTCAATTTAAAATGTTGAACAAATCAAAAGGACCTGCAATGTGGTCTCCAAGGGTTCAAAGTGATAGAATGCGTTTTGCTGAAGAATGGAGAATGATGCTTGAAGGAACTCCAAATCTTGATTTTTACCAAGAAATGGTAAAGGGTTTGATTATTGAGAATGGAAAGGTAAAAGGAGTTCGAACTTCGTTAGGAGTTGAAATTCGTTCCAAATCTGTTGTCTTGACAAATGGAACTTTCTTGAATGGTTTAATTCATATCGGAGACAAACAGTTTGGTGGTGGTAGAGCTGGAGAAAGTGCGGCTTACGGAATTACCGAAGATTTAGTTCAAGTTGGTTTTGAAGCGGGAAGAATGAAAACTGGAACGCCACCACGAGTTGATGGACGCTCTTTGGATTATTCTAAAATGAACGAAGAAAAAGGAGATGCTAAACCGGATAAGTTTTCTTATTCAGATGTGACTTCACCACTTGTTCACCAAAGATCTTGTCATATGACATATACGTCTTTAGATGTGCATGATATTTTGAGATCTGGTTTTGATCGTTCCCCAATGTTCAACGGTCGTATAAAAAGTATTGGCCCGAGATATTGTCCTTCTATCGAAGATAAGATTAATCGTTTTGCTGATAAAGAACGCCACCAGTTATTTGTTGAGCCAGAAGGCTGGAATACTTGTGAGGTTTATGTAAATGGATTTTCTACTTCTTTGCCAGAGGATATTCAATTTAAAGCTTTGCGTACTGTGGTAGGTTTTGAGAACGTGAAATTCTTCCGTCCTGGTTATGCGATAGAATATGATTATTTTCCGCCAACACAATTAAAGCATACTCTTGAAACTAAATTAATCGAAGGATTATATTTTGCTGGTCAAATTAATGGAACGACAGGATATGAAGAAGCAGCTTCGCAAGGTTTGATGGCTGGAATAAATGCGCATTTAAAAGTGAACGAAAAAGCGCCGTTAATATTAAAACGCGATGAAGCATATATTGGTGTTTTAATAGATGATCTAATTACGAAAGGAACAGAAGAACCGTATCGTATGTTTACGTCTCGTGCAGAATATAGAACTTTGTTGCGTCAAGACAATGCTGACTTTAGATTAACGCCAATGTCATATGAAATTGGTTTGGCTTCGGAAACCCGTTTACGTAGAATGGAGCATAAATTAAAAGAATCTGAAAAGATGGTTGCGTTCTTTAAAGAAACAAGTGTTTCGGTTGCAGAAGCAAACCCGATTCTAGAATCTAAAGGAACGGCTTTGATTTCTCAAGGTGATAAAATGTTTAAGGTTTTCTCTCGTCCGCAAATAGATTTGGAGGATATCAAGAAATTTGAGAAAGTAAAAGAATATATTGCTGAAAATGATTTGGATCAGGAAATTTTAGAACAAGCAGAAATTCAAGTTAAATATTCAGGTTATATCGAAAAAGAAAGAAATAATGCTGATAAACTAACGAGATTAGAAGAAGTGAAAATTCCTGAAAATTTTGATTATAATAAAATCAAATCGATGTCTATAGAAGCAAAGCAAAAATTAGGAAAAATTCGTCCTGTTACAATTTCACAAGCTTCAAGGATCAGCGGTGTTTCACCAAGTGATATTTCAGTGTTGCTAATTTATATGGGAAGATAA